Proteins encoded within one genomic window of Raineyella fluvialis:
- a CDS encoding helix-turn-helix domain-containing protein: protein MSPDPDDGVGLRARQPQAVRNAFAVLEEVARCGAGVTGTEVARHLGMPKATAYRLLNMLVEDEYLVRVPDLSGFALGRKVAWLVALTADADRQTSRSGR, encoded by the coding sequence ATGAGCCCCGATCCTGACGACGGAGTGGGGCTGCGGGCCCGCCAGCCCCAGGCCGTACGCAACGCGTTCGCCGTCCTGGAGGAGGTGGCCCGCTGCGGTGCCGGCGTCACCGGCACCGAGGTCGCCCGGCACCTGGGGATGCCGAAGGCCACCGCCTACCGGCTGCTGAACATGCTGGTGGAGGACGAGTACCTGGTCCGCGTCCCGGACCTGAGCGGGTTCGCGCTCGGGCGCAAGGTCGCCTGGCTGGTGGCACTCACTGCGGACGCCGACCGTCAGACGAGCCGCTCGGGCCGCTGA
- a CDS encoding APC family permease yields the protein MRSLQDEIASPTPAPQFATSSPLAGLRRRSLRPVDALAGSIAASAPTAAGLTLPPLLLQHSGAQAWIAVLLAAGLALAMALLVGVFARRLSGSGSLYTYVAQSVDTSRAPGRVMTLATAAFLTGAYGLVGVTALAGAGFYVARFAASVGAPVSPLVPVGTVLAVGLGCLGLLVRRISLSSRVMLAVEAGALVVLLVPVLGVLLGGWGQAAATSAASPTVAHPGGVAAGVMITVAAFIGFDHASFVGAETRRPLRTIPRVLSASVLVVAVVQLLTVTAALRAGAGALQTGVLQASGTWWTPALALAGILGFTACALASLTALSRLFLVLAKDGILPGAVGRITDQGSPVTAVLVTAVPILALTAGAVALAGPWAVVSIATSAAASAYVLAYLLTAVAVPLFLRRIGEVTAAPVLGSIGTALGLAAVWLGFVAGPVQPTDRWGAWIGVIGPLLLVLTGWEIVRRRPPGWWGRYDVPTTRDVLGGEEPSV from the coding sequence ATGAGGAGCCTCCAGGACGAGATCGCGTCCCCGACGCCCGCACCGCAGTTCGCGACGTCATCGCCATTGGCCGGTCTGCGGCGGCGCTCGCTACGCCCGGTCGACGCCCTGGCCGGCTCGATCGCCGCCTCCGCGCCGACAGCGGCCGGCCTCACCCTGCCGCCCCTGTTGCTCCAGCACAGCGGCGCGCAGGCCTGGATCGCGGTGCTGCTCGCGGCCGGACTGGCCCTCGCGATGGCGCTGCTGGTCGGGGTGTTCGCCCGCCGGCTGAGCGGCTCCGGGTCGCTCTACACGTACGTCGCCCAGTCGGTCGACACGTCACGGGCACCGGGGCGGGTGATGACGCTGGCCACGGCGGCCTTCCTGACCGGAGCGTACGGGTTGGTCGGGGTCACCGCCCTGGCGGGAGCAGGGTTCTACGTCGCACGGTTCGCGGCATCCGTGGGCGCGCCGGTGTCACCGCTGGTGCCGGTGGGGACCGTCCTGGCCGTGGGCCTGGGCTGTCTCGGCCTGCTCGTCCGGCGGATCTCGCTCTCCTCCCGGGTGATGCTGGCTGTCGAGGCCGGGGCGTTGGTGGTGCTGCTGGTGCCGGTGCTCGGAGTGCTGCTCGGCGGCTGGGGGCAGGCCGCGGCGACGTCGGCGGCCAGCCCCACCGTGGCGCATCCGGGAGGAGTGGCGGCAGGTGTGATGATCACGGTGGCGGCGTTCATCGGGTTCGACCACGCGTCGTTCGTGGGCGCCGAGACCCGACGGCCGTTGCGGACGATCCCTCGCGTGCTGTCGGCCAGCGTCCTGGTGGTCGCGGTCGTGCAGTTGCTGACGGTGACGGCGGCACTGCGGGCCGGAGCCGGCGCCCTCCAGACGGGCGTCCTCCAGGCGAGCGGGACGTGGTGGACCCCGGCGCTGGCGCTGGCCGGCATCCTGGGCTTCACGGCCTGTGCGCTGGCGTCGCTGACGGCGCTGTCCCGTCTCTTCCTCGTCCTGGCGAAGGACGGCATCCTTCCCGGAGCGGTCGGCCGGATCACGGACCAGGGCAGTCCGGTCACGGCGGTCCTGGTGACGGCCGTGCCGATCCTCGCGCTCACGGCGGGGGCCGTCGCGCTGGCCGGTCCCTGGGCGGTGGTCTCGATCGCCACCTCGGCGGCCGCGTCGGCGTACGTCCTCGCCTACCTGCTCACCGCGGTCGCCGTGCCGCTGTTCCTGCGCCGGATCGGCGAGGTCACCGCCGCCCCCGTGCTGGGGTCGATCGGGACGGCCCTGGGGCTGGCCGCCGTGTGGCTCGGTTTCGTCGCGGGGCCGGTGCAGCCCACCGACCGCTGGGGTGCCTGGATCGGGGTGATCGGGCCGCTCCTGCTGGTGCTGACCGGGTGGGAGATTGTACGGCGCCGGCCGCCGGGGTGGTGGGGCCGCTATGACGTCCCGACGACGCGTGACGTGCTCGGCGGCGAGGAGCCGTCCGTATGA
- a CDS encoding APC family permease, which yields MTSLAPDTATTTAADHRLAGSLGPGSIVFMVVAAAAPLTVIAGGAPLGILLGNGAGYPAMFAAVAVVLLIFSAGLSTMSRLVPKPGAFFTYVGYGLNRRWGLGAAYLALLTYTAVQIAVYAYLGFSLNLTVTSLGGPSLPWGVYTLAIVALVGYLGYRHIELSSKVLGVLLVGEILIVLALGAVVIGTGGAEGLSLAPFSPAAMTSGAPGVGLMFAAAGFIGFESTAIYRDEAKDPERTIPRATYAAVILIGVFYTFGAWVLVMAEGPSRVLEVAAQDPGAMVINTTAHYLGPIGGVIVNALLLTSLFACVLSFHNVIARYQHSMAHAGTLPAVIKGVHPVHGSPAPSSLAQTITAAVLIIGLALAGLDPVLAVFTWFSGVSTLGVVVLMAMTSLAVLVFFARHRDIVGSVWQTRVLPVLGLIGLVTMSVLIVAYFPVLVGGGPVLTAALIATVPLALAGGYAQAVHLRRRRPELYADLTEHISA from the coding sequence ATGACATCACTCGCACCGGATACGGCGACCACCACCGCCGCCGATCATCGTCTCGCAGGTTCCCTCGGGCCCGGCTCGATCGTGTTCATGGTCGTCGCCGCCGCAGCCCCTCTCACCGTCATCGCCGGCGGAGCACCGCTCGGCATCCTCCTCGGCAACGGCGCCGGCTACCCGGCGATGTTCGCCGCCGTCGCCGTCGTCCTCCTCATCTTCTCCGCCGGGCTGAGCACGATGAGCCGCCTCGTGCCCAAGCCCGGCGCCTTCTTCACGTACGTCGGCTACGGCCTCAACCGCCGCTGGGGCCTGGGCGCCGCCTACCTCGCGCTCCTCACGTACACAGCCGTCCAGATCGCCGTGTACGCCTACCTGGGCTTCAGCCTCAACCTCACCGTCACCTCGCTCGGCGGGCCGTCACTGCCCTGGGGCGTCTACACGCTGGCCATCGTCGCCCTGGTCGGCTACCTCGGCTACCGGCACATCGAACTGAGCTCGAAGGTGCTCGGCGTCCTCCTCGTCGGCGAGATCCTCATCGTCCTCGCCCTCGGCGCCGTCGTGATCGGCACGGGCGGGGCCGAAGGGCTCTCGCTGGCCCCCTTCTCGCCCGCCGCCATGACGTCGGGTGCGCCGGGCGTCGGACTGATGTTCGCCGCCGCCGGCTTCATCGGCTTCGAGTCGACCGCCATCTATCGCGACGAGGCCAAGGATCCCGAACGGACGATCCCCCGCGCGACGTACGCCGCGGTCATCCTGATCGGCGTCTTCTACACCTTCGGCGCCTGGGTGCTGGTGATGGCCGAGGGCCCGAGCCGGGTCCTCGAGGTCGCCGCGCAGGATCCCGGTGCGATGGTGATCAACACCACCGCCCACTACCTCGGCCCGATCGGTGGGGTCATCGTCAACGCCCTGCTGCTGACGTCGCTGTTCGCCTGCGTGCTGTCGTTCCACAACGTCATCGCCCGCTACCAGCACTCGATGGCGCACGCCGGCACCCTGCCCGCCGTCATCAAGGGCGTCCACCCGGTGCACGGCTCCCCGGCGCCGTCCTCGCTCGCCCAGACGATCACGGCGGCCGTCCTCATCATCGGTCTGGCGTTGGCGGGTCTCGACCCGGTGCTCGCCGTCTTCACCTGGTTCTCCGGGGTCTCCACGCTGGGCGTCGTCGTCCTGATGGCGATGACCTCACTCGCCGTGCTGGTGTTCTTCGCCCGGCACCGGGACATCGTCGGCTCCGTCTGGCAGACCCGGGTGCTGCCGGTCCTCGGCCTGATCGGCCTGGTCACGATGTCGGTGCTGATCGTCGCCTACTTCCCGGTCCTGGTCGGCGGCGGCCCGGTGCTGACCGCCGCGCTGATCGCCACCGTCCCGCTCGCCCTGGCCGGCGGTTACGCCCAGGCGGTCCATCTGCGGCGTCGTAGGCCGGAGCTCTACGCCGACCTCACCGAGCACATCTCCGCCTGA
- a CDS encoding tyramine oxidase subunit B: protein MSTTLMTSTPNATPVTSTDPATEAPSPTIDFRYLSEQDMIAAGVTDMAACIDTMEEMFALLAAGDYRMAGANNDSHGAMVTFPDVSPFPTMPKNTADRRFMAMPAYLGGSFGTTGVKWYGSNVDNRAKGLPRSILMFTLNDTDTGAPLAFMSANLLSAYRTGAVPGVGARYLARPDAEVIGIAGPGVMARTALRAFLVACPGIHTVKVKGRGRASLEAFVNWIAAELPQITTVTVVDELEDVVRGSDIVTYCTSGEEGDPSTYPLVKREWVKPGAFLVMPSLCEIDEGMEAADVRKVVDASGLYEAWASETNGPTHHSIPIIGCKFTDMIEDGRMTRDQMEDLGRIVNGELPARRDDEEIVLMSVGGMPVEDVAWGTTVYHRAVELGIGTPLRLWDAPELA, encoded by the coding sequence ATGAGCACGACCTTGATGACCAGCACCCCGAACGCCACCCCGGTCACGAGCACGGACCCCGCCACGGAGGCCCCCTCGCCCACCATCGACTTCCGCTATCTGTCCGAGCAGGACATGATCGCCGCCGGCGTCACGGACATGGCTGCCTGCATCGACACCATGGAGGAGATGTTCGCGCTGCTGGCGGCCGGTGACTACCGGATGGCCGGTGCGAACAACGACTCGCACGGAGCGATGGTCACCTTCCCGGACGTGTCGCCGTTCCCGACCATGCCGAAGAACACGGCAGATCGCCGCTTCATGGCGATGCCGGCCTACCTGGGTGGCTCGTTCGGCACCACGGGCGTGAAGTGGTACGGCTCGAACGTCGACAACCGGGCCAAGGGCCTGCCCCGCTCGATCCTGATGTTCACCCTCAACGACACCGACACCGGCGCCCCGCTGGCGTTCATGTCGGCCAACCTGCTGTCGGCCTACCGCACCGGGGCCGTCCCCGGCGTCGGTGCCCGCTACCTCGCCCGCCCCGATGCGGAGGTCATCGGCATCGCCGGGCCGGGCGTGATGGCCCGTACGGCTCTGCGGGCCTTCCTCGTCGCCTGTCCCGGCATCCACACCGTCAAGGTCAAGGGGCGCGGCCGCGCCAGCCTCGAGGCGTTCGTGAACTGGATCGCGGCCGAGCTGCCGCAGATCACGACCGTCACCGTCGTGGACGAACTCGAGGACGTCGTCCGCGGATCCGACATCGTCACCTACTGCACCTCCGGTGAGGAAGGCGACCCGAGCACCTACCCCTTGGTGAAGCGCGAGTGGGTCAAGCCCGGCGCCTTCCTGGTGATGCCCTCGCTGTGCGAGATCGACGAGGGCATGGAGGCAGCCGACGTACGCAAGGTGGTGGATGCGTCCGGCCTCTACGAGGCCTGGGCCTCAGAGACGAACGGGCCGACCCACCACTCCATCCCGATCATCGGGTGCAAGTTCACCGACATGATCGAGGACGGCCGGATGACCCGCGACCAGATGGAGGACCTCGGTCGCATCGTCAACGGCGAGCTGCCGGCCCGCCGCGACGACGAGGAGATCGTCCTGATGTCGGTGGGCGGGATGCCGGTCGAGGACGTGGCCTGGGGCACCACCGTCTACCACCGGGCCGTCGAGCTCGGCATCGGCACGCCGCTGCGCCTCTGGGACGCCCCGGAGCTGGCATGA
- the solA gene encoding N-methyl-L-tryptophan oxidase: MNGEDITAVDVVVVGVGTMGSMALWQLSQVPGLRVLGIEQFGPAHTYGSFSGESRLYRAAAKEGRIYIPALLESRRLWQELEAESGRRLLLPVGALSIGPEGHEDLASTLAAIREYDLPHRVLDAAELAATYPQFAVRPGDIGILDELGGGLRPELAVMSATERAVARGAEVRYHTEVLGLAEDGDGVTVSTSTGTIRARRVVVTAGSWTTRVLPELRSLIHVEAYALTWFMPRHLELFTPERFPVFMRDLDGVHAFGAPSLDGYSIKMCPHLMWPPLDHPSQVPATISPEQLAWAGEWAQRMIPDLVPDPVRWSVHHDSVSPDHVPVIDRVGAGHIVVATGMSGNGFKFAPVYGRVVAELATQGASALQHPMFTLAGHLDRAGVAA, translated from the coding sequence ATGAACGGCGAGGACATCACGGCCGTCGATGTCGTGGTCGTCGGCGTGGGCACGATGGGGTCGATGGCGCTGTGGCAGTTGAGCCAGGTGCCGGGGCTGCGGGTGCTGGGGATCGAGCAGTTCGGCCCCGCCCACACCTACGGCTCGTTCAGCGGCGAGTCGCGGCTCTACCGTGCGGCGGCCAAGGAGGGCCGGATCTACATCCCGGCCCTCCTGGAGTCCCGCCGGCTGTGGCAGGAGCTCGAGGCGGAGTCCGGACGGCGGCTTCTGCTGCCGGTCGGCGCGCTCAGCATCGGCCCGGAGGGGCATGAGGACCTCGCGTCCACCCTGGCCGCCATCAGGGAGTACGACCTGCCGCACCGGGTGCTCGACGCGGCAGAGCTGGCGGCGACGTACCCGCAGTTCGCCGTACGCCCCGGGGACATCGGCATCCTCGACGAGCTGGGGGGCGGGCTGCGCCCGGAGCTGGCGGTGATGAGCGCCACTGAGCGGGCCGTCGCCAGGGGTGCGGAGGTCCGCTACCACACGGAAGTACTCGGCCTGGCTGAGGACGGTGACGGGGTGACGGTGTCCACCAGCACGGGCACGATCCGGGCACGGCGGGTCGTGGTGACGGCCGGGTCGTGGACCACCCGGGTGCTGCCCGAACTCCGCTCGCTGATCCATGTCGAGGCGTACGCCCTGACCTGGTTCATGCCCCGCCACCTCGAGCTGTTCACCCCGGAGAGATTCCCGGTGTTCATGCGGGACCTCGACGGCGTGCATGCCTTCGGCGCGCCGAGCCTGGACGGGTACAGCATCAAGATGTGTCCCCACCTGATGTGGCCGCCGCTGGACCATCCCTCCCAGGTGCCGGCGACGATCAGTCCCGAACAACTGGCCTGGGCCGGGGAGTGGGCCCAGCGGATGATCCCCGACCTCGTCCCGGATCCCGTCCGCTGGTCGGTGCACCACGACTCGGTGTCGCCGGACCACGTACCGGTGATCGATCGGGTCGGCGCCGGACACATCGTGGTCGCGACCGGCATGTCCGGCAACGGGTTCAAGTTCGCCCCGGTGTACGGGCGGGTGGTAGCCGAACTGGCGACGCAGGGCGCCTCCGCTCTGCAGCATCCGATGTTCACGCTGGCCGGTCACCTGGACCGGGCGGGGGTGGCGGCCTGA
- the manA gene encoding mannose-6-phosphate isomerase, class I — protein MHILRGADKNYAWGTTDRIPDLLGQSPTAEPFAEYWLGAHPSGPATVDGVGLDAAIAADPSVLGERSRAAFGDRLPFLMKLLSAARALSLQVHPTGDQARAGFVRENGAGIALDDPKRTYKDDWPKPEIMVALDPFEALYGFREPARSATILRALGGSAAERLAGRLEADGADVVAIVRDLLENGDAELLAELESGAAAGRSEDEADVAQARDTVALLSREYRGDPGVVVALLMNRLRLEPFEALFVPAGVMHAYLSGTGVEVMASSDNVLRGGLTPKHIDLDGLMEVVDPRPSVPTLVPVEAAGDGIWRYLTPAPHFALWRLDPSTVRRDLPATDSPRIFMTLQGTQCSPRRGRTCASPAVSRCSWQRVSRWASPGRASAS, from the coding sequence ATGCACATCCTGCGCGGAGCCGACAAGAACTACGCCTGGGGGACGACCGATCGGATCCCCGACCTGCTCGGGCAGAGCCCGACGGCCGAACCCTTCGCCGAGTACTGGTTGGGGGCCCATCCCAGCGGCCCGGCGACCGTCGACGGTGTCGGGCTGGACGCGGCCATCGCCGCTGACCCGAGCGTGCTGGGTGAGCGGTCGCGGGCCGCGTTCGGGGATCGACTGCCCTTCCTGATGAAGTTGCTCAGCGCCGCACGGGCACTGTCGCTCCAGGTGCATCCCACCGGCGACCAGGCGCGGGCGGGCTTCGTCCGGGAGAACGGCGCCGGCATCGCCCTCGACGACCCGAAGCGTACGTACAAGGACGACTGGCCCAAGCCGGAGATCATGGTCGCCCTCGACCCCTTCGAGGCCCTGTACGGGTTCCGTGAGCCGGCGCGCAGTGCCACGATCCTGCGGGCCCTGGGAGGCTCGGCCGCCGAGCGGCTGGCCGGCCGGCTCGAGGCGGACGGCGCGGATGTGGTGGCAATCGTCCGGGACCTGCTGGAGAACGGTGACGCGGAGCTCCTCGCGGAACTTGAGTCCGGTGCGGCGGCAGGGCGTTCGGAGGACGAGGCCGACGTGGCCCAGGCCCGCGACACCGTCGCGCTGCTCAGCCGTGAGTACCGCGGTGACCCGGGTGTCGTCGTCGCCCTGCTGATGAACCGCCTGCGGCTCGAGCCGTTCGAGGCGCTCTTCGTCCCGGCGGGGGTCATGCACGCCTATCTGTCCGGCACCGGCGTCGAGGTGATGGCGTCCTCGGACAACGTGCTGCGTGGCGGCCTGACGCCCAAGCACATCGACCTCGACGGCCTGATGGAGGTCGTCGACCCACGGCCGTCGGTCCCCACCCTCGTGCCGGTCGAGGCCGCCGGTGACGGGATCTGGCGCTACCTCACGCCCGCCCCGCACTTCGCGCTGTGGCGCCTCGATCCGTCGACCGTCCGCCGCGACCTGCCCGCCACGGACAGCCCCCGCATCTTCATGACCCTGCAGGGGACTCAGTGCTCACCCAGGCGGGGGAGGACCTGTGCCTCACCAGCGGTCAGTCGGTGTTCCTGGCAGCGGGTGAGTCGGTGGGCGTCGCCGGGGAGGGCCTCGGCTTCATGA
- the trxA gene encoding thioredoxin, with amino-acid sequence MATLQLTSENFEGTVLGEGITFVDFWAAWCGPCRAFAPVFEKASEAHPEIRFGKVDTEAEQGLAMAAQISSIPTLMAFRDGILVFRQSGALPAKAFDELIAAVEALDMDDIRAQIAAEQAEAPAQA; translated from the coding sequence ATGGCGACGCTGCAACTGACGTCGGAGAATTTCGAGGGCACGGTGCTCGGCGAGGGCATCACGTTCGTGGACTTCTGGGCCGCCTGGTGCGGGCCGTGCCGCGCCTTCGCGCCGGTGTTCGAGAAGGCCTCCGAGGCTCACCCCGAGATCCGCTTCGGCAAGGTCGACACCGAGGCCGAGCAGGGCCTGGCGATGGCCGCGCAGATCTCCTCGATCCCCACTCTGATGGCATTCCGTGACGGGATCCTCGTGTTCCGTCAGTCCGGCGCGCTCCCCGCCAAGGCGTTCGACGAGCTGATCGCCGCGGTCGAGGCGCTGGACATGGACGACATCCGCGCCCAGATCGCCGCCGAGCAGGCCGAAGCCCCCGCGCAGGCATGA
- a CDS encoding rhodanese-like domain-containing protein translates to MTTTVRPKGATLWGLVLTLLLGSLTLVGCSSGGGVTTVTPHDWLTAAAKPGVVVVDVRTPAEYAAGHVQGAVNLDVQAADFTTKMNQLDKTATYAIYCHSGNRSAAATTAMGKAGFSHVYNLKGGIADLQSAGAPIVAS, encoded by the coding sequence ATGACCACGACCGTACGCCCGAAGGGCGCGACCCTCTGGGGCCTCGTGCTCACCCTGCTTCTCGGATCCTTGACGCTGGTCGGCTGCAGCTCCGGCGGCGGCGTCACCACGGTGACACCGCACGACTGGCTGACCGCCGCAGCGAAGCCCGGAGTCGTCGTCGTGGACGTCCGCACCCCGGCCGAGTACGCGGCCGGCCACGTACAGGGCGCCGTCAATCTGGACGTCCAGGCTGCCGACTTCACCACGAAGATGAACCAGCTCGACAAGACAGCGACGTACGCGATCTACTGCCACAGCGGGAACCGGTCCGCCGCGGCCACGACCGCGATGGGCAAGGCCGGATTCTCGCACGTGTACAACCTCAAGGGCGGGATCGCGGACCTCCAGTCGGCCGGCGCTCCCATCGTGGCGAGCTGA